Proteins encoded together in one Anaerotignum propionicum DSM 1682 window:
- a CDS encoding cadherin-like beta sandwich domain-containing protein: MSNNLTNGKLPTESSCVLPYVASRTTDGAITAPQDRWLTTTLPAALMVDLQSVYYVNRWVVSNLGAALWQDIYNMKGYSLQCSLDSQNWWTVDSVSNNTASATDRTFPPVLTRFVRLYIASNSGMAIHPTYASIARFEVWGDLPTSGYLTSLAISAGALTPTFSKTTYAYSSTVGFNVASTTVTAVLEDANAQLKINGVAAVSGQPSNNIPLAVGNNTIPIQVTPQLGPVQPYTVTVIRSDSTRLTSLTARDNLNNPISLKPSFDSNTALYNVCIPQDSTATVLNITPVKEGVNATIGVNGTAVTSGMPWPVTIPAVGGSVSVPFKVTAPQVTDTTYTVNVEKATSAYLQSVTGIPGVNFVKTTYDYTTSVTVPKVKATVIPEDTSAAIEVTVNGTSIPYTQSLSFTPNIGLNELVIKVTSSFGGDSRTYAFHITKS; encoded by the coding sequence ATGTCTAATAACTTAACGAATGGCAAACTTCCTACGGAGAGCAGCTGTGTGCTTCCATATGTAGCCTCACGGACAACCGACGGAGCCATAACGGCCCCACAGGATAGATGGCTTACCACCACTTTGCCTGCTGCGCTCATGGTAGATTTGCAAAGTGTATATTATGTGAATAGATGGGTTGTAAGCAATCTAGGTGCTGCACTATGGCAGGACATTTATAATATGAAAGGATACTCTTTGCAGTGCAGCCTTGATAGTCAGAATTGGTGGACAGTGGATTCGGTATCAAACAATACTGCAAGTGCAACAGATCGTACTTTCCCCCCTGTTTTGACACGTTTTGTAAGGTTATATATAGCCTCAAACAGTGGTATGGCTATTCATCCCACGTATGCATCTATTGCACGCTTTGAGGTTTGGGGAGATCTTCCAACGAGTGGGTATCTTACTTCCTTAGCCATCAGTGCAGGAGCATTGACGCCGACATTTAGCAAAACTACATACGCTTATTCCTCCACTGTAGGGTTTAATGTGGCATCAACAACGGTAACCGCCGTACTAGAGGATGCTAACGCCCAGCTTAAAATTAATGGTGTTGCGGCAGTGAGTGGACAGCCTTCCAATAACATACCTCTTGCTGTGGGAAATAATACGATACCCATTCAGGTGACCCCTCAATTAGGACCGGTACAGCCGTATACCGTTACGGTTATAAGGTCTGATAGTACAAGATTAACAAGCTTAACAGCAAGAGATAACCTAAACAACCCAATTTCCCTAAAACCTTCCTTTGATTCGAATACGGCATTGTATAATGTATGTATTCCTCAAGATTCAACAGCAACGGTTTTGAACATTACTCCCGTAAAAGAAGGAGTAAATGCTACCATAGGAGTGAATGGAACCGCTGTAACAAGTGGCATGCCTTGGCCAGTAACCATTCCGGCGGTAGGAGGAAGTGTAAGTGTACCTTTTAAAGTTACTGCACCTCAGGTAACGGACACAACATATACGGTGAATGTGGAGAAAGCAACAAGTGCTTATTTGCAAAGTGTAACGGGTATTCCAGGCGTTAATTTTGTAAAGACCACTTACGATTACACAACGAGCGTTACTGTACCGAAGGTAAAGGCAACGGTTATTCCTGAAGATACCAGTGCAGCCATTGAAGTGACCGTAAATGGCACAAGCATTCCGTATACACAAAGCCTTAGCTTTACACCAAATATTGGTTTAAATGAATTGGTTATTAAAGTAACATCTTCCTTTGGTGGAGATAGCAGAACATATGCTTTCCACATTACGAAGTCATAA
- a CDS encoding phage tail protein — MENDFIGEIMLFAFNWAPEYTLPCDGRILNIRENQALFSLLGAVYGGDGVSTFALPDLRGAQPHPSMQYCIVTYGPYPSRP, encoded by the coding sequence ATGGAAAACGATTTTATAGGAGAAATCATGCTCTTCGCATTTAATTGGGCGCCGGAATATACTCTTCCGTGTGATGGCAGAATATTAAACATTCGGGAAAACCAGGCGCTATTTTCGTTGTTAGGGGCTGTTTATGGTGGAGATGGGGTATCGACTTTTGCCCTGCCAGACCTTAGGGGAGCACAGCCGCATCCGAGTATGCAGTATTGTATTGTTACATATGGCCCATATCCATCACGCCCTTAA
- a CDS encoding phage tail protein, with translation MDPILGQIQLFAFGFAPQGWLPCNGQTLQIMQNQALYSLLGITYGGDGRTTFGLPDLNGANKASLRTDGFLYYYIATQGYYPTRP, from the coding sequence ATGGATCCAATTTTAGGACAAATTCAACTTTTTGCTTTTGGGTTCGCTCCACAGGGGTGGTTGCCATGTAATGGGCAAACGCTTCAAATAATGCAAAACCAAGCACTTTATTCACTATTGGGAATTACCTATGGAGGAGATGGAAGGACCACTTTTGGGTTGCCAGATCTCAATGGTGCAAACAAAGCATCTCTTAGAACGGACGGATTTTTGTACTATTACATCGCAACGCAGGGATACTATCCTACAAGACCATAA
- a CDS encoding phytanoyl-CoA dioxygenase has translation MNSYKHELCRITKIFLDSEDKYDELFHAADAYYNLLLKASGLEPEKSSNREAIYLPTGKAIGSVWAALCIKEFMRTKRFVAGIYKAVKTAQERFPDTRLHVLYAGTGPFASLILPLTTAFSSSEICFTLLEINPNSIESLMEIIKTFEIDDYVKEIVCCDATEYKSEARFPIHIIISETMLNALRREPQVAITLNLAPQLVDQGIFIPENIKVEAGLLNNKRFQERLNGINLSVEDHYFMIKKIFQLDKDTYKLNTEYKQKNNNCYIFPKERIELPLDISNDYNQLCLFTTIQVFGDEYLTHWQCSLTLPHKILNLLQQEKRVAQIDFEYIISNNPGFKHTVY, from the coding sequence ATGAATTCCTATAAGCATGAATTGTGCAGAATAACAAAAATATTTCTTGATTCAGAGGATAAATATGACGAGCTATTTCACGCTGCTGATGCTTACTACAATCTTTTACTGAAAGCATCCGGATTGGAACCTGAGAAATCAAGTAATCGAGAAGCCATCTATCTTCCCACAGGAAAGGCTATCGGCTCTGTATGGGCAGCCTTATGTATCAAGGAGTTTATGCGTACAAAACGCTTTGTAGCCGGAATATATAAGGCCGTAAAAACTGCGCAGGAACGCTTTCCTGATACGAGGCTCCATGTATTATATGCCGGAACCGGTCCTTTTGCGTCTTTGATTCTTCCCCTTACCACCGCTTTCAGCAGCAGTGAAATATGCTTTACTTTGCTAGAAATCAACCCTAACAGTATAGAGTCCCTAATGGAAATTATTAAAACCTTTGAAATCGATGATTATGTGAAAGAAATCGTTTGTTGTGATGCAACAGAATACAAATCAGAGGCCAGATTTCCCATCCATATCATAATAAGCGAAACCATGCTGAATGCATTGCGACGTGAGCCCCAAGTGGCAATTACCCTAAATCTTGCCCCACAGCTGGTAGATCAAGGTATATTTATTCCTGAGAATATTAAAGTAGAAGCAGGTCTTCTCAATAACAAACGATTCCAAGAGCGGCTGAACGGAATAAATTTATCCGTTGAAGACCACTATTTTATGATAAAAAAGATATTCCAACTAGATAAGGATACCTATAAGTTGAATACGGAATATAAACAAAAAAATAACAACTGCTATATTTTCCCAAAAGAAAGAATAGAGCTTCCTCTAGATATTTCTAATGATTATAATCAATTATGCCTGTTTACTACAATACAGGTTTTTGGGGATGAATATCTGACACATTGGCAATGCTCACTAACACTCCCTCACAAAATCCTTAATTTATTGCAGCAGGAAAAAAGGGTAGCACAAATCGACTTTGAATATATAATAAGCAATAATCCAGGATTTAAGCACACAGTATACTAG
- a CDS encoding GNAT family N-acetyltransferase has protein sequence MSVEKAATLFDGWNEAMIWSCLQGHMGNMITDNSAKPTSALIDVGDICFFAGKPDSDLFQSIVGFKLLVPKDKDWETQIESYYGKRARKFLRYAIKKEPNVFDRGKLIEYIKALDHCYEVKLFNEEIFQMARSEAWSVDLCSQFKDYTDYQKRAIGVAILHKGKLVSGASPYAVYNGGIEIEIDTKPEYRQKGLATVCGAKLILECLERKLYPSWDAHDMRSVSLAEKLGYHLDHSYVTYELSD, from the coding sequence ATGAGCGTAGAAAAAGCGGCAACGCTATTTGATGGTTGGAATGAAGCAATGATATGGTCGTGTTTGCAAGGGCACATGGGAAATATGATTACCGATAATAGTGCAAAACCGACTTCGGCATTGATTGATGTTGGTGATATTTGCTTTTTTGCGGGTAAGCCAGATTCAGATTTATTTCAATCAATTGTTGGATTCAAATTGTTAGTTCCCAAAGACAAGGATTGGGAGACGCAAATCGAGAGCTATTATGGTAAACGAGCAAGAAAATTTTTACGTTATGCAATAAAGAAGGAACCAAATGTTTTTGATAGGGGGAAATTGATAGAATATATTAAAGCATTGGATCATTGTTATGAAGTTAAATTATTCAATGAAGAAATCTTTCAAATGGCACGAAGTGAGGCTTGGTCTGTTGACTTATGCTCCCAATTCAAGGATTATACTGATTATCAAAAAAGAGCCATAGGCGTAGCCATATTGCATAAGGGAAAACTTGTGTCAGGTGCTTCGCCTTATGCGGTATATAACGGTGGCATAGAAATTGAAATTGACACAAAGCCTGAATATAGGCAAAAAGGCCTTGCAACCGTATGCGGAGCAAAATTGATATTAGAGTGCTTGGAGAGAAAATTGTATCCAAGCTGGGATGCGCATGATATGCGTTCAGTGTCTTTGGCAGAAAAGTTAGGCTACCACCTTGATCATTCCTATGTGACATACGAGCTATCTGATTAA
- a CDS encoding VOC family protein: MKYQGVCIAVKDVNLSKRFYQDLFDLEVFQDYGINVSFGGLSLQQEFEWLLGIPKESILKNSHNMELYFEEDDFNRFVEKLEQRNDIKCLGEGVKEAKWGQRSIRFYDLDGHVIEVGENMKMVVRRFLDSGMSLAETSKRMEVSISDLEILLQS, encoded by the coding sequence ATGAAATATCAAGGCGTGTGTATAGCTGTAAAAGATGTAAACCTTTCCAAACGGTTTTATCAGGATTTATTTGATCTTGAGGTGTTCCAAGACTATGGTATAAATGTCTCTTTTGGGGGATTGTCATTGCAACAGGAATTTGAATGGTTATTAGGTATCCCGAAAGAAAGTATATTGAAAAATTCTCATAATATGGAGCTATACTTTGAAGAAGATGATTTCAACAGATTTGTTGAGAAATTAGAGCAACGTAACGACATTAAATGTTTAGGGGAGGGCGTTAAGGAAGCCAAATGGGGACAACGCTCAATACGCTTTTACGATTTGGATGGACATGTTATCGAAGTTGGCGAGAATATGAAGATGGTGGTAAGACGTTTTCTTGATTCAGGGATGTCACTTGCGGAGACATCTAAACGTATGGAGGTATCTATATCAGATTTAGAAATACTTTTGCAAAGTTAG